cttatatttgtcctgtttcaactgtgtattatacaggtgcgaaatggaaatgtgttttttgcatatcccaactaccCCCGAGACAAtcctcagagagtggggtcacggccagggtcagaCATTATCAGTTGTGACACTGGAGCAgtgagggttaagtgccttgctcaaggtcacATCAGCTGATTCTTTACCATGTCGCCTCTGGGATTCGAACTagagacctttcggttactggctaggctatctgccgccctaAAAGATCCCCATCTACCTGGAACTCAACCGGGTCTGCTACACTATCAGTATTGCCTGAGCCCATTTCTCCTTGGCTTCatacagtcaaatattacaatatTGTTTATTGTATAATCCGTTTGTATTGAAGAATACTTTTTCCCCAGCAGGGGGAGCTATGGCAGCTGCAGTGAGTCTGGTTCCATCTCAGCAACGGATTCATTTTACTGCGCTCATGACGTTTTATGGTAGACATGTTCATTGCTGGGCTGACAATAACGTCATAAGGCTGAACAGGATTTATAGTAGCCAATTAACAGTACAATAGGAAGGGCCTGCAGGCTTGGCCAATCAAACTGAGAATCACTCAGATCTGCTTTAGAAACCACAGGGCTTCATAAAACACTATCTACACACTGAGTTCTGTTACAACACTCTACATCAGGacatcatctagtaaccaaacATGACATCTACTCTACGGACGGcaagaacaaaacaataaacacacacaaaacgcATGAGAAGATTTGACATGCAGTTGTTGTTGGAAGCAGACATAAAAAAACAAGGTTAGTGACTTAAAAGGAAAGCAGAACCAACATGGAAGACGAAACAAAGATGGCGTGTTCAGGATGGAAACAGAAATTCAGAGAGAAACGGGATGAAACGTGATGAAATATGAAAAGTTGCCAGTGTAAAGCACACAGATTTGATCAAACGCCACCATCAAAACGCAGCAGTTTATCATTAGGCTAAAAGGTAGCCGCGCTGTTCAGTGTCTTCCATGATAGTAGCGTTATCATGCTAACACACACCTTTAGTTGGGCAGTAAAAATCCATACAAGCTAGGGTTGTCCAAAAGCACCGCACACCAAGCATGCTAGCTACCACCCAGGCGCAGCCTACTACTAAACTGCTAGTGAAATTACATCAAAGCACTAGGGCCATGGAGAGATGTGAGATAAAGTCCAATGAGGTGTTCCACAACCTCTTAACCCCTGACAAGATGGACTACATAGACTTCACCTCCCAGCTTGCACCTGGGCAAAGTGTTTTACAAACGCTCTCTAGACGAGTAAAGCCGCTTGCTCATTGCTTAGGTCCCACACTAGGTGGTGCTAGTGTTAGAGGCAGTGCTATGAGTAATATTCAGAAGGTGCAGCAGCCCAGAGATCATTAGTCagttcagtcagccagccaacagGGGGCAGAGTAGACTGAATAACCAGAGTAGCCAGCCAGCAGGGGGCAGAGTAGACTGAATAACCAGAGTAGCCAGCCAGCAGGGGGCAGAGTAGACTGAATAACCAGAGTAGCCAGCCAACAGGGGACAGAGTAGACTGAATAAATCAGAGTAGCCAGCCAACAGGGGGCAGAGTAGACTGAATAAATCAGAGTAGCCAGCCAACAGGGGGCAGTGTAGACTGAATAAATCAGAGTAGCCAGCCAACAGGGGGCAGAGTAGACTGAATAAATCAGAGTAGCCAGCCAACAGGGGGCAGAGTAGACTGAATAAATCAGAGTAGCCAGCCAACAGGGGGCAGAGTAGACTGAATAAATCAGAGTAGCCAGCCAACAGGGGGGCAGAGTAGACTGAATAAATCAGAGTAGCCAGCCAACAGGGGGCAGAGTAGACTGAATAAATCAGAGTAGCCAGCCAACAGGGGGCAGAGTAGACTGAATAAATCAGAGTAGCCAGCCAACAGGGGACAGAGTAGACTGAATAAATCAGAGTAGCCAGCCAACAGGGGGCAGAGTAGACTGAATAAATCAGAGTAGCCAGCCAACAGGGGGCAGAGTAGACTGAATAAATCAGAGTAGCCAGCCAACAGGGGACAGAGTAGACTGAATAAATCAGAGTAGCCAGCCAACAGGGGGCAGAGTAGACTGAATAAATCAGAGTAGCCAGCCAACAGGGGACAGAGTAGACTGAATAAATCAGAGTAGCCAGCCAACAGGGGACAGAGTAGACTGAACAACCAGAGTAGCCAGCTTAAGGGACAGGGGACATACCTCGATGGCAATGAGCTTGTCCAGGGGGGTCTGGGGGGACATGGCTGGGCTGACatggctggaggaggaggaggagatggagatggaagaagaggtggaggaggcagAGGTGGGGGAGTGGTGGCTCTGCTGAATAAGGTCTGGCAGCAGGTGAATGCGGCCGGCAAAGCCGTTTTTCTCCTGGTGACCGTTACCAGGACCGTGAGGAGTGTGCGCTTGAACGGCCGCACCGGGAccggaggaggatgaagagacaTTGACCTCCGGGCGCTTTTTGTCGCCCGCGCTCTGTAACCAAGAACAACCTCAACTTCTCTCTCGTTTTCCACTAGTAACTGTACATGATAGTGTGCTTTACCagcaaacaaagactcaacataGGAAATCAAACAAGATGATAACAAATGAAACCAGGGGTGGAAGTGGGGGAATATGGCTTACATTTAGTACTACAGACAAAAGAGGGGAGACATGATAACAAGCAGAGGGTCTTCTGCAGTCCTACCTGTCGGATGACCAAGGTACCATCCTTGGAGGGTGTGGTGAGGTCGTTCTCTGAGTCGTCGTGGGCCAGCAAGGTCTTCAGGGATGCAGTCTCTCCGTTACTCAGACCTCTCCTGGTGTAAACAGTACGTCTCATATTCAAACTCCAATTATTAATAATACATGGGACTTTATATATCGCACTTTTCAATGACCCAAATGACCCACCTCATACAAGTCTTTCTGTGCTATATAGTATATATGATCGTCTTTTCATGTTGATATAATGTAACGTCAAGGTGTGCCGCCCGCTCCATCTGAAAGCCTTTCTTTAGGGCAGTATCACTAAGGCCCAGAGTTCATAAAGCATCAGAGAGTGCTGATCTACGATCGGTTTTGCCtttcagatcataatgaatgagattacatggacggggggggAACCTGATTGCAGACtaagacgctttgtgaatacggtgcccaggtcagaggtcagggttgTTACGTACCCGGCCCTGGTATCCTCTGCTCCCGAGGTGGACTCGTCTGCTGCGTCCTGGTCCACTTCTTCATCGTCGTCTTCGTCGGTGGTGCCCGACTCCTCGCTGGAGGAGGAGTAGTCTGTCACCTTGTGGGGGGGCCGCACATCCTCCACTGCCCGCAGCTCTTTGGCCAGGGCCGTCAGGTcctagaggtcagagatcaaCGAGGGGTCAAATAAGGCTCTGAATATTTTCAATACTCCCTTTCCTAATATCATCACTGATTTAAACCATGTCAGATCACTGACTACTAGTCTTACAGGGGGAGGATGCATTGTCAAAAGGATTGAATCATTCCCCATACATTAAGGCCATAACATTAACCTCAGTTCTACTGAAAACAGTGATGTGCCAGGTAAAGACTGGACTGGTGATGGAGTAAGAGAAACTGGATTGGGACGGAGCAGGCAGGAGGCAAGAAGACAGCAGGGAGAACGGCGGGGTCAGAGGTGCGTCGTCAGCCAATCACGTGGCAGCCAAGGAGAGGAGGACCAATGAGGCAAATGGAAAAGCGATGGAATTGGGCACTGAGCTTCTCACAGGACAACCCTCTTCTGAAAACGGATTGGCATACATGGTGGCCCATGCGGTGTGTAAATAAGCATAGCAACAGAGCATGACGTTCTTATGCACGCTTGCTTACCACGTCACCCTATACAATTCCCCCCATAATCACATGGTTGGAGTAATGGGATGCCACAGGTTGCCGTGTCATGGCCCATAGGGAACACCAAAAGATAAGACAACGggatagtcagtcagtcatacaAACACCACCACACTGTTACTGTAGCAGGCTGCAGTGCTGGCCTGGTTTACAGCCAGATGCAGGGACCATCACTACAACACTATGTGGATACAGTCATAGGAGACAGGTTCTTACGGCTGGCCGGTTGGGTCGGGCGAAGTCCTTCTTGTCGTCAGGCTTTTTGGCAGAGTTGTCGGGGCGTTGCAGTGGGGAGCCCTCAGACTTAGACGatgctggaggagaggatggtaaaCCAACGTCAGTGGAAGACCTACAAGATACTGAATGCAGTGTTGTACATCcagtatgctgtgtgtgtgtctgttcgtgtgtgtgtgtctgttcgtgtgtgtgtgtgtgtgtgtgtgtgtgtgcactcacaGCGTGCTCTGAACCTCTCCCCAGAGCCAGCCTGGGTGCTGGAGTTGGAGGAGCCAGAGGAGCTGCCACTACCGGGCCTGGGAACCAGCTTCTCCACTCGGTCCCACAGCAGACGTGGCTCCGCATTACTGGAAGACACACAACACAGGAGAGAgattgaaaacacacacacacacacacacacttccccataCCCACCCCGCGAACAATTGAACTTCTTCAAACACCACACAGAGCTGACCGCCTACCTGCCGGCGCTCCTCTGTACTGCCTGGTTGCTAGGCGGGGCAGAGGCCTGGAGAGGAGAGTCTCTGCGTGACAACACAGGGGACCTGGACGTTGTCCTCACTGGAACCTGTAGTAGACAAGACAGACGCCCTCACACACCTGGCTACAGGAGCataaaccaccaccaccacacagcaGGTCCTCGCACCGCTGCATAGCCCCAATCCCTCTTCCCAAAATGGGCCTTCTACCCTCCAACTACAAACAGATGGCTGGATCATTTTATTCATCTACGAAGACATGGATATTGGTAATGGACCCAGATCATTATTCACTAGCTATGATGTATTATCCCCACCAAGCAGTGGTCTGTTCAGGGGTTTCCAAACTCAGGAAACCCTGGTCTAGGTGCTGCTTTTGGTCAGCCCTAAGTTACATTAGTGAACAGTGAATATGATGGGCATGCATGATGTACACGGTGAAGAGGAACAACTCATGAAGCCATGCAGGACCACGTGGTGTGTAGTTAGGCAGTGGAAGCACAGCACTGAGTACAGCTAGTTACTATACACTGGGACAATTGCAGCTACAACCAGGAGTTATAGTCAGTCACTGATCATACTACTGGACCAGACCACCAGTCTAATCTACCTTATTGTAGCTCTACACTATGCTGTGGGACATAGCCTTACAATGGCGAAGGCAAAAGCCCACAGTGCAATCCCACTGGTGTTGAATGGGACACCCAGAGAGGCTGTAGACATGGCTAGCTTGCCCTTGAGAGGGGACCACAGATGGGGGCTGAAAAAGGGGGTCCCCTGGGGTGTCCTTTCTTACCCTGGGGGGAACCTCGTCGCTGGGGCCCAAGGCGGGGGGCTGGGGGTCAGTGCGTGCAGCTGATGGTGCGGCAGCAGAGGGGTGAAGGTGGTGGTTGTGGGGCTCCTGGGAGCGCAGATGGAGATGTGCAAAACTAGGAACGGCGGGTTCACTGAAGGAATGGGAGCGAGACACGACAGGGGGCGGGGCGGCGCTGCTGCTCTTAAGAGCGGCCAGGTGGGACCACTGGAccttccagacagacacacagaggggaGAAAACAGGGGGGAGGTAGGAGGGAGAAGGTCAAACCAGAGTGAAGGCACAGAGATGAAGGGCATGGCTGAAAACATATGCATATATACATGTAACATATGCATATAATAGACATGCATTGCACATACAGACGGCATGCAGTCAGAGACGTACACATACAAAAGCGACAACAGAAACCGTCAGACAGGTTCATGCACAAAAACATTTACAGTGAAGACAAATAACAGGACAACAGGTAGTTGAATGGCACAGTGAGAGGGGCACGGAGATGAGTGAAGTGGAGCCAAGCAGCCAATCAcatgcagcctcctctggcaTCCTGGGTAATGTTTATCACGCCACTGAAGGGACAACCTTTTGCTCAGGTCAATTAGTGGAAGGTTCCAGAAATCCCACTGACACACATGAGTAGATCTACTGACATCACGGAGCATGTCATTGTATTGGGACCTCTACTAGCTCATCCACAGAGATACATCATTCCATATCTGTGTGGGTGCTAGAATGGACAACTCGTGGCGTCAATGCCTTGCTGTCAGGTGACCTACTGAATGGAGagcgatagatggagagagagaagggaaggatgaGAAGGGGTTTACCTGTGGTTCCATGGGTCGGTGCATGGCAGGCGGGACGGACTCGGAGGAGGAGCCGCCGTTAGAGAAGGGTTCGGAGCGGGGGGGCACGGGGGGCTGCTTGGTGGGTGGGGCGGTCTGGGGGGAGCCCTGGATGTTCTTTCGGAAGCGCTCGTCGGCCTGGGAgtgcaggacagacagacaggacaaagACAGACAGGGTCAGTGAGGATCAGCGGGGTCAAGGTTGAGGCATTAACGCGACGACAAAATACACAAGGAGAACGAGGAAGAGTCAACACTGAAGCCGACGCCTTGTTATGGACAGGGAGGGAAGGTCCGCTGACATGCACACGAGCCCACCTCTGTTAATAATCTTAAACACCTCCAGGGGGAGTCATCCCAGAgaacacagtctctctctaggaCCCAGCAGCACACATACGTTAGTGTGGGCCTGAGCTGACCACATGCATGACACCCTCTCCAGTCACTTACCTGAAGAGTACAAGGCACAGCCGCATAACAAACCATCACGCTCATTTAGTGGGTTACGGGAGTGGAAGACAAGAGCAGGAACCCTGAATACTTCATCTGCTTTTCATCACCGGGGCAGAGACAGCAATACAACACAGGAATGTGTGAAGGACTGACAGCGTCGACTTAACATCACCTACTGCTTAAGGCTATATCAACTCAAGCCCGTTGATTTAAATATTTGTGTTACATTCAGGTATGGTAACGCAACTGAACGCATATGAAAGAAAAACAGATGCATTTTTCTTGAAATGAATTATAGCTGACTAATGGCAAGAGAAAATGTACGGTGTTTTGCGTAGTCAAACCATTTGGTCCTAAACACAAAATGATGTCGACAGAGATGCAGCTTGCAGCGCTTCAGTCTATACTTAGTCTTTTTCTTGCTCAGTCCTCTCAAGATTCAGACACGTCATCCTCGAGACGTTTTAGTAGAGAAGCTTCAGATAGTCAAGCAAAGACTAGAGGCAGAAGTGAAGCAACACAGCTCTGCATTAGTTCAGTTTTAGAGAGGCGGTGGTTGTGAGCGACTGGCTTTCttttctctctactgtcctctcctctcagccgcAAGGTCAAACAAAACGGTTGCCTGAGAAGTCAATTCACTAATACATTTTGTGTAGCGCCACCGAATAAGAAACAGACAACGACATTGTTATCCTAGCAAGGTGAAGTCACAGGCTATTTTGTGTCGCATACATTAAACGCAGCGCTACATTGGACTGTGTGAGGTATGAAACATTATTAGAAGATGATAACTGAAAGAAAAAAGAAATCCATAGCTCCAGCTCACACCACCAGGACTAACAGAACACGCTGTGTGGAGAGGCGGGCAGGCAGCTAGAATAGAAGTAGCAGCAGGCAGCAGGAGAAGGAAGTGACGTCGGTGTTGGGGTTCACCTCTCTGATTGGCTGAGGGTCGCCGAGAGGGTCGCTAGGCTCCGAGTGGTCGGTCTGTGGGGACTTGGGGCCATCTAGGCCCCCGGTCTGTGAGGGTTTAGTAACGTCTGTGGACTGGCTGGCTAGGGCATCGCTATTGTCAGAGGGGGGATTTTCTGAGTCTTCATCAACACTGTTTGGGGACAGTTTCTGAGGGGTCTTGGTCGTATTTTCCCAGGACGTGGTTTGTGGGGACTTTGTGGTATCCAAGGACATTCTCCGTGGGGCGTTAGCAGTGGCGTTGTCCAGGAAGTGGGTTTGTGGGGACCTAGTGTTATCGCATGACGTTCTCCGTGAAGCAAGAGAATTAACATTGTTGAGGAAGTGGGGTTGTGGAGCTGGGGCTCTATCGCGTACGGGGCCCGGGGACGTTGTCTGAGGGCCTTTGCTAGTACTGTCAGGGGACATTCTCTTGGAGTCCTCGGTCTTTTCGCAGGGCTGCGGTGGTTTGTTGTCGTGCTGGAGGGACAGCAGATAGGCCTGCTCTTGCTGCAGACGCTTGTGGAGACGCTCTGCCTTCCGCTGCTCCTCCAGCTCCCGCCATTTGAACTCCTGATGCAGAGTGCGCGGCTGAGTTGAGGCACATTAGACATGGGGGAAGTGGCTAATGGCATGTATAAGCTAATGCTACCTTGGGGTTATCACTTGAAAACTGATTCAGCGTAGTTCTATAAAGATGAAGTAAACTTGATAAATTAAAGCCTACAAACATGTTAAATAAAGTCTACATTAAGATGCAGATTCTTTCATTTCATTACCCACAAATAAATTCATGTTACAACCTTCTTTGGTGAGTAATAGAAACAAAGTTGAGGATTGGGTGAATAGTGTGGAATGGTTCAATTTATGGGAAGCAAGACAGAATGGTGAATTCTGAGCAATAAAGAAACATAAAAaggtgattatatatatatatatacccctctctctcaactaattTCCTCAGGATGTGAATGGAGACAccgacagagaaacataggaacTCCATCTTCCTGTATGGTATTTCCCAATGACAAATCTATACAACAGCTAACATCAACCATATATCAGACAACATAGCCAGAACACCTTGCCTTGATTACCACCTATGTTCTAGAAAAGAGCTTGCTCCTAAATGTGCGATCCAGTCCTGAAAACAGGGGCTTTCTCAGCGGGGTGCAACATTTCCAACGTTGTCAATACAAATGTAATAGAATACAGCTCCAGACACCATTCCCTGTTCTACTTGACAAGCCTCACGGGTGCTCTACGTAACCAATTTCTGAACGTTCTGTAACGTTGCGCCCTCCTGAACGCGCCCCTGGAAAGTAAGAGTGGTAGGATGCAAGTTTCTTACCAGGAGCATGGCCTGTTCATGGAGCAGCTGCTGCTGCAGGATCTCCAGGTgcctctgctcctcctccagcTGCCGACGAATGTACTCCTGTCAATCAAACACAGCCTCCATGATTGGATGAAATACAGGAAGTGACAAAACTGCCCAGCGTGTCGGCCAATTAGAGTGCTTCTTGTCACTTAAAGACCTACCTGCTCACGGtcgctcctcctcttctcctcctccgccCTCCGGCGCTCGTCGTCCTCTTTCCGTCGCCGTTCCATCTCCTCCATGCGCCTCTTCTCCTCCTGCTCGCGGCGGCGCTGCTCGCGCTCCTGCTGCCTCCTCATCTCGCGCTCGCGCCGCTGTTGCTGTGAGGCACCAGGAgggggcgacagagagagaacctCAGGGATACGACACACAGGGAGAGCTGAAATTCTAGTTGGGATTCCCTGTTCAAAGATATTATGAGATATCGCTGCTACTATGGCAATGATTTTCCATAGTAGCAGTGATCTGAATGGTTTGAGGAAAACAAGAGAGGATGGGAAGTCAAATACAGGCTTTGGTGAATTGATCAAGCGAGGAGCAGCTGTCTATAGATCTAGAAACATAGGACACCTTTTATCCTTGTAATGGCAGtcttctgtgacagcatgggctgAGTCATTGTGGGCTATCCAAGTTCGACCCTCTATGGGGTGATCACAGTTTCTCTGTCCAATCGTGGCTGCAGGATCAACCTACACCCCGCCCATTTCTTCAGACAGCAGAACTCGCCAATCGAGTTATTCAGAGCATGCAGCACCTCGCACTGTACTCGCACCCTAAATTCTACATACAagttttactttaaaaaaaagtttacatCTATGAATCAATGTTTATTAACTCTACCTCCTCCAGTCGCCTCCTCTGCTCCTTCTGTTGCTCAATGCGTTTCTGCCTCTCGGCCAATAGTTGGCGCTTGTACTCCTCCTGCTCACGGAGCTGCTGCTCCTGCAGGAGCTGCTGTCGGCGCAGCGCCTCCGAGCGCTCCTTGTTCTCCTGCTGCAGCCGGATGAAGTCCTTACGCAGCGTCGACTCCCCCGGCATGTTCACTATGGAGCTGCAGGGTGGACCAGCGGATACGAGGGAATAGTGATTTAGTTCATGGGAACAGTAAGTTAGTTCATGAGTTAATTCAAGATTATTTCAAGGGAATAGTTAAGTCGGTTTCTGTGTCAGATGGGTGGAGTTGTTTAGCGATTCCAGGTAGGTGTTCACTACACTGGTGGCAGGCGAGGAGTGCTTTCCCGGCTAGATTGTGAATTGCAAAATGAACTGTGTACATCAACGTGTAACACTAAGACATTACCTAggctctccctcttgctctccagcatcctcctcttcctcctcactccCGCTGTACTcatattcagtctcatctgaaaaaACAAGACGTGGATAGTGTGGCAAGATGTAGAAACATGGGCTATTCAATGTAAACATCAAATCATTTCTTaacatcaaatcatttctgggtaacaattaagtacgttAATGTGATTTGTTTCTTTtcaaccattttaattgaaaacaaaatagctacttagcaaagagcaatttataCTCCCAAAGTATCTGGGATTGGTCTGAGTTGGGAAAATGGTTTGGAACTCTctcattggtctattaactaatttaccacctggtgatttcCCACCCAAAACAGGCAGAGATTTCAGGCAATCTTTtcaaaacagctcttacactaaaagggcaccGTCATCATTTTGACAGTATTACTTTAAGACTGTGATTAAACAGGTAGACtcacctttctctcccctcttcttcttGGTGCGGTCGATGTGGTCTTTGAGCTGGATGCGGACCTGCCTCTCGTTGGGCTGGTCCCTGATGAAGGGGTGCTTGAGCAGCTGCTCGGTGGGGGGCCGCTGGTTGTAGTTCTTCACCAGGGAGCCCTCGATGAAGCTGCAAAACTTCTTAGAcctaagggggggggggcagatgaGGCCGCTAATGAGATCACCACCAGTCGTATTACCACCAGTAAACATGTGGTCTGAGGGGTTTGTTGTCTGACATAAAATAAATCCATCTTCTACAACCCTCTGACAAGACAACAAATGACAGACTGAAACTAACCGTCAAGAGCCTGAGAACCTACAAGTCTGAAATAGGCAGGTCCTGTTTTATCCATTAAGACAGAAACCCAGTGAGCCATTCATAACTTATATACAATGAATATTCTGGGAAAAACCCGTCGTCTCAGAAGAAAAGCGGTCATAATCGTAAATGCACCGGTGCCAGAGGAAAGTCTGAGGGTTGAGTTTTCCCCCGGAACGAGGGCTGGGGAGCCTCGCCGTGAGCCAACAGGCCTTCCTCCCATGTGCCACAGCtgttcagagaggaggaggaggggggaggagagcgagagaggagacctCTAAACCCGGCTGACAGAATCTTGGTAACTTACCACTTCTTGGACTTGAGACGCGGGGGAGGGTTCCTTGGGATGAGGAAGAGTGCTCGCATCGGATGCATGTCGCACAGCGCTGAAagtgaacacacacaccagaagagATAAAGGAGGGAATCAGTAGAAACATGACAGCGAGAAAAGCAAAAGACAAGGGCAGAAGGAACCAATAGAGTTGCCATCTAAAAGAGACGATAGAGGTGGGACCTGGGGAAGGCAGGTACTTACGAGGAGCTCCTTCGGCCATTTCAATGGCCGTGATTCCAGTGGACCACAAGTCACTctgagagacacacagtgagagaggcaTCAGagatagcaacacacacacactacatcagaCACTGAGGAGCAACATCCTCGACCCCACATCGTACCAGTAGCTAAAGATGTCAAGGAGGACATAGGGGGCTAAAAGATCTGAGTACTGTGAGGAAGAGGGTCTTACTCTGTAGTCGTAGGTGGCCTCAGGGTTCTCGTCACAGGCGATGACCTCGGGCGCCATCCAATAGGGCGTCCCGATGAATGTGTTCCTCCTCCCCACCGTTCGGTCCAACTGGGCACTCACGCCAAAGTCCACTGACAAGACAACCAATCAGAAGAGACAAGTTGAAACTAGTTATATACAACTGCACTGCAGTAAACACCTAGACTAGGTGACTGGCTAAAATGGCTGTGATTTTGGAGTTCCGAGATTGGCAGCTGCAGGGTTTAGACCAATCAGGGTTGTTGTCCGTAACGTACAAAACAATGTCACTCACCAAGCTTGACCTCGGCGTTCTCTGTGAGCAGGACGTTCTGTCCCTTGATGTCACGGTGGATGACGTGGTGGGCGTGCAGGTGGGCCA
The Salmo salar chromosome ssa16, Ssal_v3.1, whole genome shotgun sequence DNA segment above includes these coding regions:
- the LOC106574534 gene encoding TRAF2 and NCK-interacting protein kinase isoform X6 gives rise to the protein MANDSPAKSLVEIDLASLRDPAGIFELVEVVGNGTYGQVYKGRHVKTGQLAAIKVMDVTEDEEEEIKLEINMLKKYSHHRNIATYYGAFIKKSPPGHDDQLWLVMEFCGAGSITDLVKNTKGNQLKEDWIAYISREILRGLAHLHAHHVIHRDIKGQNVLLTENAEVKLVDFGVSAQLDRTVGRRNTFIGTPYWMAPEVIACDENPEATYDYRSDLWSTGITAIEMAEGAPPLCDMHPMRALFLIPRNPPPRLKSKKWSKKFCSFIEGSLVKNYNQRPPTEQLLKHPFIRDQPNERQVRIQLKDHIDRTKKKRGEKDETEYEYSGSEEEEEDAGEQEGEPSSIVNMPGESTLRKDFIRLQQENKERSEALRRQQLLQEQQLREQEEYKRQLLAERQKRIEQQKEQRRRLEEQQRREREMRRQQEREQRRREQEEKRRMEEMERRRKEDDERRRAEEEKRRSDREQEYIRRQLEEEQRHLEILQQQLLHEQAMLLPRTLHQEFKWRELEEQRKAERLHKRLQQEQAYLLSLQHDNKPPQPCEKTEDSKRMSPDSTSKGPQTTSPGPVRDRAPAPQPHFLNNVNSLASRRTSCDNTRSPQTHFLDNATANAPRRMSLDTTKSPQTTSWENTTKTPQKLSPNSVDEDSENPPSDNSDALASQSTDVTKPSQTGGLDGPKSPQTDHSEPSDPLGDPQPIREADERFRKNIQGSPQTAPPTKQPPVPPRSEPFSNGGSSSESVPPAMHRPMEPQVPVRTTSRSPVLSRRDSPLQASAPPSNQAVQRSAGSNAEPRLLWDRVEKLVPRPGSGSSSGSSNSSTQAGSGERFRARSSSKSEGSPLQRPDNSAKKPDDKKDFARPNRPADLTALAKELRAVEDVRPPHKVTDYSSSSEESGTTDEDDDEEVDQDAADESTSGAEDTRAGRGLSNGETASLKTLLAHDDSENDLTTPSKDGTLVIRQSAGDKKRPEVNVSSSSSGPGAAVQAHTPHGPGNGHQEKNGFAGRIHLLPDLIQQSHHSPTSASSTSSSISISSSSSSHVSPAMSPQTPLDKLIAIETQSASNTMQKHKSSSSFTPFIDPRLLQVSPSSGSSLNNMAAFGNDGRLVDALRADPSRKGSVVNVNPVNTRPQSDTPEIRKYKKRFNSEILCAALWGVNLLVGTESGLMLLDRSGQGKVYPLISRRRIQQMDVLEGLNVLVTISGKKNKLRVYYLSWLRNKILHNDPEVEKKQGWVTVGELEGCVHYKVVKYERIKFLVLALKNSVEVYAWAPKPYHKFMAFKSFGDLVHKPLLVDLTVEEGQRLKVIYGSSNGFHAVDVDSGAVYDIYLPTHIQTNIQSHAIIILPNTDGIELLVCYEDEGVYVNTYGRITKDVVLQWGEMPTSVAYIRSNQIMGWGEKAIEIRSVETGHLDGVFMHKRAQRLKFLCERNDKVFFASVRSGGSSQVYFMTLGRTSLLSW
- the LOC106574534 gene encoding TRAF2 and NCK-interacting protein kinase isoform X9, which produces MANDSPAKSLVEIDLASLRDPAGIFELVEVVGNGTYGQVYKGRHVKTGQLAAIKVMDVTEDEEEEIKLEINMLKKYSHHRNIATYYGAFIKKSPPGHDDQLWLVMEFCGAGSITDLVKNTKGNQLKEDWIAYISREILRGLAHLHAHHVIHRDIKGQNVLLTENAEVKLVDFGVSAQLDRTVGRRNTFIGTPYWMAPEVIACDENPEATYDYRSDLWSTGITAIEMAEGAPPLCDMHPMRALFLIPRNPPPRLKSKKWSKKFCSFIEGSLVKNYNQRPPTEQLLKHPFIRDQPNERQVRIQLKDHIDRTKKKRGEKDETEYEYSGSEEEEEDAGEQEGEPSSIVNMPGESTLRKDFIRLQQENKERSEALRRQQLLQEQQLREQEEYKRQLLAERQKRIEQQKEQRRRLEEQQRREREMRRQQEREQRRREQEEKRRMEEMERRRKEDDERRRAEEEKRRSDREQEYIRRQLEEEQRHLEILQQQLLHEQAMLLADERFRKNIQGSPQTAPPTKQPPVPPRSEPFSNGGSSSESVPPAMHRPMEPQVQWSHLAALKSSSAAPPPVVSRSHSFSEPAVPSFAHLHLRSQEPHNHHLHPSAAAPSAARTDPQPPALGPSDEVPPRVPVRTTSRSPVLSRRDSPLQASAPPSNQAVQRSAGSNAEPRLLWDRVEKLVPRPGSGSSSGSSNSSTQAGSGERFRARSSSKSEGSPLQRPDNSAKKPDDKKDFARPNRPAGDVDLTALAKELRAVEDVRPPHKVTDYSSSSEESGTTDEDDDEEVDQDAADESTSGAEDTRAGRGLSNGETASLKTLLAHDDSENDLTTPSKDGTLVIRQSAGDKKRPEVNVSSSSSGPGAAVQAHTPHGPGNGHQEKNGFAGRIHLLPDLIQQSHHSPTSASSTSSSISISSSSSSHVSPAMSPQTPLDKLIAIETQSASNTMQKHKSSSSFTPFIDPRLLQVSPSSGSSLNNMAAFGNDGRLVDALRADPSRKGSVVNVNPVNTRPQSDTPEIRKYKKRFNSEILCAALWGVNLLVGTESGLMLLDRSGQGKVYPLISRRRIQQMDVLEGLNVLVTISGKKNKLRVYYLSWLRNKILHNDPEVEKKQGWVTVGELEGCVHYKVVKYERIKFLVLALKNSVEVYAWAPKPYHKFMAFKSFGDLVHKPLLVDLTVEEGQRLKVIYGSSNGFHAVDVDSGAVYDIYLPTHIQTNIQSHAIIILPNTDGIELLVCYEDEGVYVNTYGRITKDVVLQWGEMPTSVAYIRSNQIMGWGEKAIEIRSVETGHLDGVFMHKRAQRLKFLCERNDKVFFASVRSGGSSQVYFMTLGRTSLLSW